A single Buchnera aphidicola (Hyperomyzus lactucae) DNA region contains:
- the dnaN gene encoding DNA polymerase III subunit beta, whose translation MKFKIKNTILIKHLQKINRLLTKNTSFPILENILITIKDGILSLTTTNLEIELISNIKISNNNISGSTTIAGRKLLDICRNSLELSNIKMHLKKNKMHIISHNSIYILTTLPSDNFPNNNDFYHVSEFYISSNILKKMIEKTQFSMGKQDVRYYLNGMLLEKKGAFFYAVATDGYRLAIAQTFLKEDIIPFSIVVPRKGIVELYRLLNVQPQLIRILIGKNNIRIYIEELIFTAQLIEGEYPDYQSVLLKIKNNPIVFNSKLLKQSLSRAAILSHEKFCGIEMHIRNGQFTVLSDNQEEETAQDTFMINYSGNKVEISINVYYILDILNSITSENIFLYINDINNSIQIEAENDTSIAYVVMLLKR comes from the coding sequence ATGAAATTTAAAATTAAGAATACTATTTTAATTAAACATTTACAAAAAATAAATCGCTTGCTTACAAAAAATACTTCTTTTCCCATTTTAGAAAATATATTAATCACTATAAAAGATGGAATCTTGTCATTAACAACAACAAATTTAGAAATAGAATTAATATCTAATATTAAAATATCAAATAATAATATATCAGGAAGTACAACAATTGCTGGTCGAAAACTATTAGATATTTGTCGAAATTCATTGGAATTATCAAATATTAAAATGCATTTAAAAAAAAATAAAATGCATATTATTTCTCATAACAGCATATATATATTAACTACTTTACCTTCTGATAACTTTCCAAATAATAATGATTTTTATCATGTTTCAGAATTTTATATATCTTCAAATATTTTAAAAAAAATGATTGAAAAAACTCAATTTTCAATGGGGAAACAAGATGTACGATATTATCTTAATGGCATGTTATTAGAAAAAAAGGGTGCATTTTTTTATGCAGTTGCTACAGATGGCTATCGTCTAGCAATAGCACAAACTTTTTTAAAAGAAGATATAATCCCTTTTTCTATAGTTGTTCCAAGAAAAGGAATTGTTGAATTATATAGATTATTAAATGTTCAACCGCAATTAATACGTATTTTAATTGGAAAAAATAACATTAGAATATACATAGAAGAATTAATTTTTACTGCACAATTAATTGAAGGAGAATATCCTGACTATCAAAGTGTATTACTAAAAATAAAAAACAATCCTATTGTTTTTAACAGTAAATTATTAAAACAATCACTATCACGTGCTGCAATTTTATCACATGAAAAATTTTGCGGGATAGAAATGCATATCAGAAACGGTCAATTTACAGTATTATCTGATAATCAAGAAGAAGAAACAGCACAAGATACATTTATGATTAATTATTCTGGCAACAAAGTAGAAATATCAATTAATGTTTATTATATATTAGATATATTAAATTCTATTACTAGCGAAAATATATTTTTGTATATAAACGATATTAATAACTCTATACAAATAGAAGCTGAAAATGATACTTCAATAGCATATGTCGTAATGTTATTAAAACGGTAA
- the dnaA gene encoding chromosomal replication initiator protein DnaA: MSLCLWKQCLDRLQDELPTTEFSMWIRSLKAKLNNNILEIYAPNKFVLDWVQDKYLIFFKKILQDLCGSNPPLIKFEIYQNYKEKKIKRNILDNSNKRKKIIWDKIPVFKNSSYRSNINKKYNFENFIEGKSNQLARAAAFQVAHNPGNSYNPLFLYGGTGLGKTHLLHAIGNGILAYKYDIKIIYMHSERFVQDMVKALKNNAIEKFKLYYRSVDALLIDDIQFFAHKERSQEEFFHTFNSLLEGNQQIILTSDRYPKEINGVEERLKSRFGWGLTVAIDPPELETRVAILIKKADENNILLSNEVAFFIAKRLRSNVRELEGALNRVIVNSRFTHRPITVEFVREALRDILALQHKIITIDNIQKTVAEYYKIKVTDLLSKRRSRSVARPRQMAMAMAKKLTNHSLPEIGDAFSGRDHTTVLHACRKIEQLKEESHDIKKDFSNLIRTLSV, translated from the coding sequence GTGTCACTTTGTCTTTGGAAACAGTGTCTTGACCGGTTACAGGATGAGCTGCCAACCACAGAGTTTAGTATGTGGATACGCTCTCTGAAGGCCAAACTAAACAATAATATCTTAGAAATATATGCTCCAAATAAATTTGTTTTAGATTGGGTGCAAGATAAATATTTAATTTTTTTTAAAAAAATACTACAAGATTTATGTGGTTCTAATCCTCCATTAATAAAATTTGAAATATATCAAAATTATAAAGAAAAAAAAATCAAAAGAAATATTTTAGATAATTCTAATAAACGAAAAAAAATAATCTGGGATAAGATACCAGTATTTAAAAATTCATCTTATCGTTCTAATATTAACAAAAAATATAATTTTGAGAATTTTATCGAAGGAAAATCTAATCAACTTGCACGAGCTGCAGCATTTCAAGTAGCTCATAATCCAGGTAACTCTTATAATCCATTATTCTTATACGGTGGAACAGGATTAGGGAAAACTCATTTACTTCATGCAATTGGAAATGGAATTTTAGCATATAAATATGATATTAAAATTATTTATATGCATTCTGAACGTTTTGTACAAGACATGGTAAAAGCATTAAAAAACAACGCTATCGAAAAATTTAAATTATACTATCGTTCTGTTGATGCATTACTAATTGATGATATTCAATTTTTTGCTCATAAGGAACGTTCACAGGAAGAATTTTTTCATACCTTTAATTCTCTATTAGAAGGAAATCAACAAATTATTTTAACTTCTGATCGCTATCCTAAAGAAATCAATGGCGTTGAAGAACGTCTGAAATCACGATTTGGTTGGGGTCTTACAGTAGCAATAGATCCACCAGAACTTGAAACTAGAGTAGCTATTCTTATCAAAAAAGCTGATGAAAATAATATTTTATTATCTAATGAAGTAGCTTTTTTTATTGCTAAACGTTTAAGATCTAACGTACGTGAATTAGAAGGTGCTCTGAATCGTGTTATTGTTAATTCTCGTTTTACTCATCGTCCTATTACTGTAGAATTTGTTCGTGAAGCACTTCGAGATATACTTGCTCTGCAACATAAAATTATTACAATTGATAATATTCAGAAAACAGTAGCAGAATATTACAAAATTAAAGTTACTGATTTATTATCGAAAAGACGCTCACGTTCAGTGGCTCGTCCAAGACAAATGGCTATGGCAATGGCAAAAAAACTCACTAATCACAGTCTACCCGAAATTGGAGATGCTTTTAGCGGACGAGATCATACAACGGTACTACATGCTTGTCGTAAAATTGAGCAATTAAAGGAAGAAAGTCACGATATTAAAAAAGATTTTTCAAATTTAATTAGAACTTTATCAGTGTGA
- the rpmH gene encoding 50S ribosomal protein L34 — MKRTFQPSILKRNRSHGFRIRMATKNGRYILSRRRAKLRTRLTVSSK, encoded by the coding sequence ATGAAAAGAACTTTTCAACCATCAATATTAAAACGTAATCGTTCACACGGTTTTAGAATTCGAATGGCAACAAAAAATGGTCGTTATATTTTATCACGCAGACGTGCTAAATTAAGAACACGTTTAACTGTTTCTAGTAAATAG
- the rnpA gene encoding ribonuclease P protein component, protein MFNYFFTKQLRLTNSINFRHVFSKPFKQNTSEISILGRVNLLEHPRLGLSIPRKNIKYAHNRNLIKRLIRETFRLLQHKLISMDYIVIAKKNILYLNNKNVIDKLNNLWSHYHR, encoded by the coding sequence GTGTTTAATTATTTTTTTACAAAACAATTACGATTAACAAACTCTATAAATTTTCGACATGTTTTTAGTAAACCTTTTAAACAAAATACTTCAGAAATAAGCATTCTAGGACGTGTAAATTTACTAGAGCATCCTAGACTAGGTCTGAGCATACCTCGTAAAAATATTAAGTACGCTCATAATAGAAATTTAATCAAGCGATTAATTCGGGAAACTTTTCGTTTATTACAACACAAGTTAATTTCAATGGATTATATAGTTATAGCAAAAAAAAATATTCTTTATTTAAATAATAAAAATGTAATAGATAAATTGAATAACTTATGGTCACATTATCATAGATAA
- the yidC gene encoding membrane protein insertase YidC, translating into MEVQRNFFIFAFLFVSFLLWQTWQGQSFLSHKKNETTNPTFHFIDVKKNAKKIFIKNDVISLIVNMYGGDIEEANLLTYKKTLHSSQPFKLLKTRSDFIYQAQSGLIGEDGPDSSVHNTRPLYFSDKKIYELDNSEKELRVPITWVSKNGVVYTKTFILKSKRYDIQIEYNIHNLSKNAVNMNMFGQIKQTINLPKKNKIYSGNFALQTFRGAAYSSVDNKYEKYKFDYISNNQNLHVTTENGWIAMLQQYFAVAWIPQNSGQNTIYTSHLDNGIAAIGYTSPSINILPNSKAVIKSKLWIGPEIQKEMKLVAPNLDLTVDYGWLWFLSQPLFKLLTILYNIIGNWGFSIILITFIMRAITYPLTKAQHTSMAKMRALQPKIKDIKEKFKNDKKRISEEMINLYKKEKINPLGGFLPIFIQMPIFLSLYYMLIGSVELRHAPFLLWINDLSDQDPYYVLPILMGITMFFIQKTSSTNNISDPFQKKIMNIMPVIFTVFFLWFPSGLVLYYIMSNLVTIIQQKFFLSCLPKTK; encoded by the coding sequence ATGGAAGTACAACGTAATTTTTTTATTTTTGCTTTTTTATTTGTTTCTTTTTTGCTTTGGCAAACCTGGCAAGGTCAATCATTTTTAAGTCATAAAAAAAATGAAACAACAAATCCAACATTTCATTTTATTGATGTAAAAAAAAACGCGAAAAAAATTTTTATTAAAAATGATGTAATTAGTTTAATTGTAAATATGTATGGAGGAGATATAGAAGAAGCTAATTTACTAACATATAAAAAAACACTGCATTCGTCTCAACCTTTCAAGTTACTTAAAACTAGATCTGATTTCATTTATCAAGCACAAAGTGGATTAATTGGAGAAGATGGTCCAGATAGTTCAGTACACAATACTAGACCATTATATTTTTCTGATAAAAAAATTTACGAATTAGACAATTCTGAAAAAGAATTGCGTGTACCCATAACATGGGTCAGTAAGAATGGTGTTGTTTATACAAAAACTTTTATTTTAAAATCTAAAAGATACGATATTCAAATAGAATATAATATTCATAATTTAAGTAAAAATGCTGTAAATATGAATATGTTTGGACAAATAAAGCAAACAATCAATTTACCTAAAAAAAATAAGATTTATAGTGGTAATTTTGCTCTTCAAACTTTTCGTGGTGCTGCTTATTCAAGCGTTGACAATAAATATGAAAAATATAAATTTGATTACATTTCTAATAATCAAAATTTACATGTTACTACTGAAAATGGTTGGATAGCAATGTTGCAACAGTATTTTGCTGTAGCTTGGATTCCTCAAAATTCAGGTCAGAATACAATATATACATCTCATTTAGATAATGGCATTGCTGCAATTGGCTATACATCTCCTTCAATTAATATTTTACCTAATTCTAAAGCAGTCATAAAATCAAAGTTATGGATTGGTCCTGAAATACAGAAGGAAATGAAATTGGTTGCACCAAATTTAGATCTAACAGTAGATTATGGTTGGCTTTGGTTTTTGTCTCAACCATTGTTTAAATTATTAACTATTTTATATAATATTATAGGAAATTGGGGTTTTTCGATTATTTTGATCACATTTATTATGCGAGCCATAACTTATCCTTTAACAAAAGCACAACACACTTCTATGGCAAAAATGCGGGCATTACAGCCTAAAATCAAAGACATAAAAGAAAAATTTAAAAATGATAAAAAACGTATTAGTGAAGAGATGATAAATTTGTATAAAAAAGAAAAAATAAACCCTTTAGGTGGTTTTTTGCCTATTTTTATTCAAATGCCAATTTTTTTATCTCTTTATTATATGTTAATAGGTTCTGTTGAACTACGTCATGCTCCTTTTTTATTATGGATTAATGATTTATCTGATCAAGATCCATATTATGTATTGCCTATACTAATGGGTATAACGATGTTTTTTATTCAAAAAACATCTTCTACTAATAATATTTCCGATCCTTTTCAAAAAAAGATAATGAATATTATGCCTGTTATTTTTACAGTATTTTTTTTATGGTTTCCTTCAGGATTAGTTTTATATTATATAATGAGTAATTTAGTAACTATTATACAACAAAAATTTTTCTTATCTTGTTTGCCAAAAACTAAATAG
- the mnmE gene encoding tRNA uridine-5-carboxymethylaminomethyl(34) synthesis GTPase MnmE: MIHNETIVAQITSPGKSAVGILRISGPQAKIVAIEVLGKIPRARLATYSTFLDEHKKVLDKGLSLWFPSPHSLTGEDVLELQGHGSPLIMDILIKRILSINNIRLAKPGEFSERSFLNGKLDLIQAEAIDDLINAETESSIRASLNSLQGHFSLFIQDLINIIIKLRVNIESNIDFSEEEIDINIKDIINKAFSEIHHKFLKIKQTVIEGNLLKEGKKIVIAGFPNSGKSSLLNILSYNDRAIVTDIPGTTRDLLYSHVNINNIACELIDTAGLRDTDNEVERIGIVRAWEAIKKSDHVLFVIDKTIEKSRQKKICADFIKNLSNNSIQVTFVLNKNDLVNEPFNFEKKEGLSFISISARTGQGVDILRKHIVKIEKNKNKESVFIARRRHVHQIDLAYNEFLLAEKNWIFFQNIELLAESLNIINRFLGEITGRFSSEDLLKQIFSSFCIGK, encoded by the coding sequence ATGATTCATAATGAAACTATTGTTGCTCAAATCACTTCTCCAGGAAAGAGCGCCGTTGGAATATTAAGAATATCTGGTCCTCAAGCGAAAATTGTTGCTATAGAAGTTTTAGGGAAAATTCCTCGTGCAAGACTTGCTACTTATTCGACGTTTTTAGATGAACATAAAAAAGTACTAGATAAAGGTTTATCTCTCTGGTTTCCTAGTCCTCATTCATTAACGGGTGAAGACGTATTAGAACTACAAGGACATGGTAGTCCGTTAATAATGGATATTTTAATTAAAAGAATTCTATCTATTAATAATATTCGATTAGCTAAACCAGGAGAATTTTCTGAACGTTCATTTTTAAATGGAAAACTAGATTTGATTCAAGCAGAAGCTATAGATGATTTGATTAATGCAGAAACAGAGTCATCTATCCGTGCTTCATTGAATTCATTACAAGGACATTTTTCTCTTTTTATTCAAGATTTAATAAATATTATTATTAAATTACGTGTTAATATAGAATCTAATATAGATTTTTCAGAAGAAGAAATTGATATTAATATCAAGGATATAATTAATAAAGCATTTAGCGAAATACATCATAAGTTTTTAAAAATAAAACAAACTGTTATAGAAGGAAATTTATTAAAAGAAGGGAAAAAAATAGTAATTGCTGGTTTTCCTAATTCAGGAAAATCAAGTTTATTAAATATTTTATCATATAATGATAGAGCCATAGTAACTGATATACCCGGTACTACAAGGGATTTGCTTTATTCACATGTGAATATTAATAATATTGCTTGCGAGTTAATTGATACTGCTGGTTTGCGTGATACAGATAATGAAGTGGAACGTATTGGCATCGTTCGTGCATGGGAAGCAATTAAGAAATCTGATCACGTTCTTTTTGTAATTGATAAAACAATTGAAAAATCAAGACAAAAAAAAATATGCGCTGATTTTATAAAAAATCTTTCTAATAATAGCATTCAAGTAACTTTTGTTTTGAATAAAAATGATTTAGTAAATGAACCATTTAATTTTGAAAAAAAAGAAGGTTTGTCATTCATTAGCATTTCAGCACGTACAGGTCAAGGTGTTGATATATTACGCAAACATATTGTAAAAATTGAAAAAAATAAAAATAAAGAAAGTGTTTTTATTGCTCGTAGACGTCATGTTCATCAAATTGATTTAGCATACAATGAATTTTTACTAGCTGAAAAAAATTGGATATTTTTTCAAAATATTGAATTATTAGCTGAATCTTTAAATATAATAAATAGATTTTTAGGGGAAATAACCGGTCGGTTTAGTTCTGAAGATTTATTAAAACAGATTTTCTCTAGTTTTTGTATTGGAAAATAA
- a CDS encoding co-chaperone GroES, giving the protein MKIRPLHDRVLVKRKEVESKSAGGIVLTGSAAGKSTRGTVTAVGKGRVLDNGDIKPLDVKVGDVVIFNEGYGAKTEKIDNEELLILTESDILAIVE; this is encoded by the coding sequence ATGAAAATTCGTCCGTTGCATGATCGTGTGCTTGTTAAACGTAAAGAAGTTGAATCAAAATCTGCAGGTGGAATCGTTCTAACAGGTTCAGCTGCAGGAAAATCGACTCGAGGAACAGTAACAGCTGTTGGTAAAGGTCGTGTTTTAGATAATGGAGATATTAAACCATTAGATGTTAAAGTTGGTGACGTTGTTATTTTTAATGAAGGTTATGGTGCAAAAACAGAAAAAATTGATAACGAAGAATTATTGATTTTAACTGAAAGTGACATTTTAGCAATTGTTGAATAG
- the groL gene encoding chaperonin GroEL (60 kDa chaperone family; promotes refolding of misfolded polypeptides especially under stressful conditions; forms two stacked rings of heptamers to form a barrel-shaped 14mer; ends can be capped by GroES; misfolded proteins enter the barrel where they are refolded when GroES binds) has product MAAKDVKFGNEARIKMLRGVNVLADAVKVTLGPKGRNVVLDKSFGAPSITKDGVSVAREIELEDKFENMGAQMVKEVASKANDAAGDGTTTATLLAQSIVNEGLKAVAAGMNPMDLKRGIDKAVISAVEELKNLSVPCSDSKAITQVGTISANADEKVGALIAEAMEKVGNDGVITVEEGTGLQDELEVVKGMQFDRGYLSPYFINKPETGIVELENPYILMADKKISNVREMLPILESVAKSGKPLLIISEDLEGEALATLVVNSMRGIVKVAAVKAPGFGDRRKAMLQDISILTGGSVISEELAMELEKSTLEDLGQAKRVVISKDTTTIIGGIGEKHNIQSRISQIRQEVQEATSDYDKEKLNERLAKLSGGVAVLKVGAATEVEMKEKKARVEDALHATRAAVEEGVVAGGGVALVRVAGKISNLRGQNEDQNVGIRVALRAMEAPLRQIVSNSGEEPSVVTNNVKDGKGNYGYNAATDEYGDMIDFGILDPTKVTRSALQYAASVAGLMITTECMVTDLPKEDKSSDSSASPAGGMGGMGGMM; this is encoded by the coding sequence ATGGCCGCTAAAGATGTAAAATTCGGAAATGAAGCTCGAATTAAAATGCTTCGTGGAGTTAATGTATTAGCAGATGCAGTTAAAGTAACTTTAGGACCAAAAGGTAGAAATGTCGTTCTAGATAAATCTTTTGGAGCACCTAGTATTACCAAAGATGGCGTATCAGTAGCTCGTGAAATTGAATTAGAAGATAAATTCGAAAACATGGGAGCTCAAATGGTAAAAGAAGTTGCATCAAAAGCAAATGATGCAGCAGGAGATGGTACTACAACAGCAACATTATTAGCACAATCTATAGTAAATGAAGGTTTAAAAGCAGTAGCAGCTGGCATGAATCCAATGGATCTGAAACGTGGAATCGATAAAGCTGTTATTAGTGCCGTAGAAGAATTAAAAAATTTATCTGTACCATGTTCTGATTCTAAAGCTATTACACAAGTTGGAACAATATCTGCAAATGCAGATGAAAAAGTTGGAGCTTTAATTGCGGAAGCAATGGAAAAAGTTGGTAATGATGGAGTTATCACAGTAGAAGAAGGTACTGGTCTTCAAGATGAACTTGAAGTAGTTAAAGGTATGCAATTCGATAGAGGTTATCTATCTCCTTATTTTATTAATAAACCAGAAACAGGTATTGTTGAATTAGAAAATCCATATATCTTAATGGCTGACAAAAAAATATCTAATGTTCGTGAAATGTTACCAATATTAGAATCTGTTGCAAAATCAGGAAAACCGTTATTAATTATTTCAGAAGATTTAGAAGGTGAAGCTTTAGCTACATTAGTAGTTAATTCCATGAGAGGCATCGTAAAAGTAGCAGCAGTAAAAGCTCCAGGATTTGGAGATCGTCGTAAAGCCATGTTGCAAGATATTTCTATTCTTACTGGTGGATCCGTTATTTCCGAAGAATTAGCTATGGAACTAGAAAAATCTACTTTAGAAGATCTAGGACAAGCAAAACGAGTTGTTATTAGTAAAGATACTACGACAATAATTGGTGGTATTGGAGAAAAACATAACATTCAAAGTCGTATTAGTCAAATTCGACAAGAAGTTCAAGAAGCTACTTCTGATTATGATAAAGAAAAACTAAATGAACGTTTAGCTAAATTATCAGGAGGAGTTGCAGTATTAAAAGTAGGTGCTGCTACTGAAGTAGAAATGAAAGAAAAAAAAGCTCGAGTTGAAGATGCATTGCATGCGACTCGTGCTGCTGTAGAAGAAGGTGTTGTTGCCGGTGGAGGTGTTGCATTAGTTCGTGTAGCAGGAAAAATATCTAATTTACGTGGTCAAAATGAAGATCAAAATGTAGGTATTCGAGTTGCTTTACGTGCAATGGAAGCTCCATTACGTCAAATTGTTTCAAATTCAGGAGAAGAACCTTCTGTAGTTACTAATAATGTGAAAGATGGAAAAGGTAACTATGGTTATAATGCTGCTACGGATGAATATGGCGACATGATAGACTTTGGTATATTAGATCCTACTAAAGTTACACGTTCTGCTTTACAGTATGCTGCTTCTGTTGCCGGTTTAATGATAACAACAGAATGTATGGTAACTGATTTACCAAAAGAAGATAAATCTTCTGATTCCAGTGCTTCTCCAGCAGGAGGCATGGGTGGTATGGGCGGAATGATGTAA
- the efp gene encoding elongation factor P, which translates to MRVYHSNNFRSGCKIIFENEPCLIESSEFVKPGKGQAFVRVKLRKLLTNQLIEKTFKSTDSLEIADIIEYILSYLYNDGRFWYFINNKTFEELSVEKKIIGGHKKWLLEQDTCVVTLWNNQPISITPNTFVGLEVIDVQATLKGDTINSSITKLATLSTGAVVRVPLFIQVGSFIKVDTRSGEYVSRIK; encoded by the coding sequence ATGAGAGTATATCACAGCAATAATTTTCGTTCAGGCTGTAAAATTATATTTGAAAATGAACCGTGTTTAATAGAATCTAGTGAATTTGTTAAACCCGGAAAAGGTCAAGCTTTTGTTCGTGTAAAATTAAGAAAATTATTAACTAATCAACTAATAGAAAAGACATTTAAATCTACAGATTCTTTAGAAATAGCTGACATTATAGAATATATACTCTCTTATTTATATAATGATGGTCGCTTTTGGTATTTTATCAATAACAAGACTTTTGAAGAATTGTCAGTAGAAAAAAAAATTATTGGCGGTCATAAAAAATGGTTGCTAGAACAAGATACCTGTGTTGTAACTTTATGGAATAATCAACCGATTTCTATTACTCCTAATACTTTTGTAGGACTTGAAGTCATAGACGTACAAGCAACCTTGAAAGGTGATACTATTAATAGTTCTATTACTAAATTAGCAACATTAAGTACTGGTGCTGTTGTAAGAGTACCGTTATTTATTCAAGTTGGTTCGTTTATCAAAGTGGATACACGATCTGGTGAATATGTATCTAGAATTAAGTAA
- the dnaC gene encoding DNA replication protein DnaC: MTFYTEFFKRLQRLMPNHIKPKFDNDEDLLAWNQEQGRLSSESILRENKAMKMQRVLGRSGIRELYMNCSFDNYKIEHDGQRKVLKASRRYAEEFNENIASFIFSGKPGTGKNHLASAIGNYLILHGKSILLVTVADLMSNMKGTFSGTSHITEENLLHNLSSVDLLMIDEIGMQTESRYEKVIINQIVDRRSSSKRSTGMLSNLDHRGMKSLLGERVIDRMRLGNSLWLTFEWDSYRQYVKGNEY; encoded by the coding sequence ATGACATTTTATACTGAATTCTTTAAACGTCTTCAACGTCTTATGCCTAATCATATTAAACCCAAATTTGATAATGATGAAGATCTATTAGCTTGGAATCAAGAACAAGGTAGATTATCTTCCGAATCTATATTACGTGAAAATAAAGCAATGAAAATGCAACGTGTTTTAGGAAGATCAGGTATTCGAGAACTATATATGAATTGTTCATTTGACAATTATAAAATTGAACATGATGGACAAAGAAAAGTACTAAAAGCATCAAGAAGATACGCGGAAGAATTTAATGAAAATATTGCCAGTTTTATTTTCTCAGGAAAACCTGGAACAGGAAAAAATCATTTAGCATCAGCGATAGGAAACTACTTAATTTTACATGGAAAAAGTATTTTACTTGTAACAGTTGCTGATTTAATGTCTAATATGAAGGGAACGTTTAGTGGTACTAGTCATATTACTGAAGAGAATTTATTACATAATCTTAGTAGTGTCGATCTTTTAATGATTGATGAAATTGGCATGCAAACTGAATCTCGTTATGAAAAAGTAATTATCAATCAAATAGTTGATCGAAGATCATCTTCTAAACGTTCCACTGGGATGCTGTCAAATTTAGATCACAGAGGTATGAAAAGTTTATTGGGTGAAAGAGTTATTGATAGAATGCGTTTAGGAAATAGTTTATGGTTAACTTTTGAATGGGACAGTTACAGACAATATGTAAAAGGTAATGAATATTAA
- the dnaT gene encoding primosomal protein DnaT, whose amino-acid sequence MKILISDNVNLDLFCKNPTKILEISNTGAVAVLQNNAPAFYAITPSFFEKIFDIKYNLSYKNTKKQNIDKKFAMHPKWTPDKDFIRQAALWGIILTEEILESELTCFISYWQAEGCFFYHIQWQQKLARSLEKSRSLNNHTLQKKRDITYIPKPDQTIPNGFRGK is encoded by the coding sequence ATGAAAATTTTAATTTCTGATAATGTAAATCTTGATTTATTTTGTAAAAACCCGACTAAAATATTAGAAATATCTAATACTGGTGCAGTAGCAGTACTACAAAATAATGCTCCTGCATTTTATGCAATCACGCCTTCTTTTTTTGAAAAAATATTTGATATTAAATATAACTTATCATACAAAAATACAAAAAAACAAAATATAGATAAAAAATTTGCAATGCATCCAAAATGGACTCCAGACAAAGATTTTATTCGTCAAGCAGCATTATGGGGAATTATTTTAACTGAAGAAATACTAGAATCTGAACTTACATGCTTTATTTCTTATTGGCAAGCAGAAGGTTGTTTTTTTTATCATATACAATGGCAACAAAAATTAGCTAGAAGTTTGGAAAAAAGCAGATCTTTAAATAATCACACTTTACAAAAAAAAAGAGATATTACATATATTCCAAAACCTGATCAAACTATACCGAACGGCTTTCGAGGTAAATAA
- the rsmD gene encoding 16S rRNA (guanine(966)-N(2))-methyltransferase RsmD, with protein sequence MHNYCLKKNGKVYIISGKFKGRKISFNNLPNLRPTTNQIRETLFEWLSKYIKNSRCLDCFAGSGALGIEAISRHAQFSTFLEIEKKTFFTLKKNIRELNISNVELINTNTLDWIKKNRKPYDIVFIDPPYHQGLINKTLTLLEGNKSIKKNSLIYIEKEKNQGLQISKNWTLYKKKITRKIECYLYIFNV encoded by the coding sequence ATGCATAATTATTGTTTGAAAAAAAATGGCAAAGTTTATATTATTTCTGGTAAGTTTAAAGGAAGAAAAATATCTTTTAATAATCTTCCGAACTTACGCCCAACTACTAATCAAATAAGAGAAACGCTATTTGAATGGTTATCTAAATATATTAAAAACTCTCGATGTTTAGATTGTTTTGCAGGTAGTGGTGCATTAGGAATAGAAGCTATATCCCGTCATGCTCAATTCTCAACTTTTTTAGAAATAGAAAAAAAAACATTTTTTACTCTTAAAAAAAATATAAGAGAATTAAATATATCTAATGTTGAACTTATAAATACTAACACCCTAGATTGGATAAAAAAAAATAGAAAACCATATGATATAGTATTTATTGATCCACCTTATCATCAAGGATTAATTAACAAAACTCTTACTTTATTAGAAGGTAATAAATCAATTAAAAAAAATTCTCTTATTTATATAGAAAAAGAAAAAAATCAAGGTCTACAAATATCAAAAAACTGGACTTTATATAAAAAAAAAATTACAAGAAAAATAGAATGCTATCTCTATATTTTCAATGTGTAA